cggaacgcgcgagggacgcggagaaaaaggcgaagaagaacgccgaggcggctcgcgaggcttccgaagccgccgaggcgcgggccaagtcggagtcggaggcgCGAAAGGAAGCagaggccaaggcgaacgcggcggaggagaggctccacgccgccgaggccgggttccgcgaggctgaggtggaggcggcgaagcgcgcgaaggaacgcgcggacgcggacgcggcggcggcgatcgccgcggcggaatctcgcgcggcggtggcggagtcGAGGTACCGGCAAAACACCGAGGCGAAGCTCGAAGCGGAGCGCGTTCTTTACGAGGCGCGGTCCGAGCACGAGCACGAGACGCGTCGTCTGCgcaagcagctcgaggagagcGTCACGGATGCCGggcccgcggaggtggccgccgcgcgacgcgaggcgaagaacgcggaatcgcgcgcggagaaggcggccaaggagctcagggaggcgcgggaggacgtcgcTCGATTGAAAATTTCGTGGGCGGAGCGGGAGGCGGAGCTCAAGGGAGAGCTCGCGGGTCTGCGGTCGCAGgttggcgcggcggcgatggccagGTGGCagaacgcgcccgccccgccgtccgcgccctccccgtcCGCCCGGCGCAGGCGGCTGGCGGTGCACTCCTCCGAAGATTCCACCGACTACGAAGATTCCGAAAACGACGAAAACGACGTCGTCGCAAACGTCCTAGGGGCCGGTAAGTCGTTGGGCACGCGCGCCACGATCGAGCTCATGCAgaggcacgcgcgcgccaccgcgcggttGATCGAGAACCAGGAGAAGATGATCGCCGAGCTCAGGACCGAGCTCCActgcgccatcgccgaggaaaacccggcgacggcggcgaagagcccCACGTCTCCGAGTTcgaacccgcccgcggccgtTACAGCCGTTACAGCCGACCCGCCCGTTCTCGCTCCCGATTCTCCCAgcgccgagcccggcggcgctcgcgagatCGACTGGGAGGCTGCGTacgccgacatcgacgagactcgaagggcgacggcggagtcgcggcggggtgtTTCGGGGGGCCCGGGGCCGGTGGtcgagtccgtcgccgacgcgccggctCTGCAAAcaccgagcgacgacgaggaggacggggacggggacggggacgggttTGAGGATGGGGACGCGCTGGACGGGTCGGAAGGGTCCCCATCGCGGGTAggttccgacgacgacgggtcggaCCTCATCTCGGTGGATGAGCGGTtctcgccggtgacgcccggcgcgggggggggcgggggcgaggatcctcccgtcgcgagcccgacgccctcctccgccgccagcggcgagctcgtgggAGACCTGTAcaagaagctcgccgcgctcggggcgcAGAGCGCGGGTGAGCTGCTGATGCAGAGCCCCACGGTGGAGCGTCAGCTCTCCAGGATGCTGTGAGATTGTCGTCGATGTTACATCATTCGTGTTAAAATATGATAAGCTGATGGTGCAGTCTTGGTCACTGAGTAATATCCCCCCCCGCGCATTGGTTAAGAAACACCCGTTTGTCTACTTGGACTCCACGCCCGTTTCGTAGccgtccgagcccgaggtgAGGTACTTCACCGCGTCGAACTTCtgacccgccgcctccttcacgAGCCTCTGCAGCTCCTTGGGCTTCTTGATCTGCCCCTGGATGCCGATCTCGTCCCCGGGCTCGCCGTCCTGCTTGGGCACCACCCACAGCGGCCACGCGCTGGTATACCCGGTGCAGATGGCGTCCGGCTTGGTCACGTCATCGTGCCCGGGCGAGTTCTGGTAGACGCCGTTGGGAAAGCACTCGACGTAGTCCACGTACTCCATCGCCTGCTTcccgaggagctccttcTGCTTGTTGCAGTTCTCGCACCAGAACGCGCCGTagagcctcgcgcccgccgccttgagctgcTTCGCCACCTCGATGGACTCGGCGCTCGAGTCGGAGGTGACCTGGTACGGGGTGTAAGGCACGGCGACCACCTTGTTGGGGTCGGCGGCTGCCCGCGCGGGGCCCACCGGGAGCGAGatgttcgccgcgacgacggtggcgaggccggcggcgacgccggagacgccgaACAGGGACGAGCGGCGGTTCATGTGGTAGGACGGGGACTCGGGCTCGTTCATGGACACGGAGCGGTCCATCTGAACGTCGCAGTCCATCGGCGCGGTCTCCACATCGTTCTtctgcgcgcgcgggggagcaATCTTAGGATATTGTTTTTCAACCACCGGGGGGCGGACGAACGGGGCGCGGTGGGGAGGGGCGcctcgcgggggacgcggcgcgattGGGTCAGTCGCGCCGGCTCGTTGGCATCGCCGGTCGCGCTCTCACACGGGATCCATGGTGCGTCGAGCGCCAGACCCAGGAGATGAGACGCCAtcgggagcgacggcggcgggtgctgAGGTGGCAAACGCTGGAACGGGACACGCCACACGGTGCAAATGGCGAAAAGCGAAGTGTTCGGGATGGGACGAACCTTGGAGGCGCCTGTGCTGCTCCTGGTGCGGTACGGCCTGGGCTGAGCCCTGCGCGATTTGGGCGGGATGGGTTACACGCGATCAGGTTGAGTTTCGGTCGAGAATCGCGCCGTAGAGGCCGCtggcgcgcatcgccggACACCCAAAAAGCGCAGAGCAGAGCGGGGATGAGAAAGAGGAGCTTCAAGCCGAAACGCACCTtccggcggacgcggcggagtgctgcgccagcgccgagCGGGAGGCCGCGCTGGCGTGAACGGAGGTGTTGTGCATGATGGTCTCCGC
This DNA window, taken from Micromonas commoda chromosome 2, complete sequence, encodes the following:
- a CDS encoding predicted protein translates to MIAETIMHNTSVHASAASRSALAQHSAASAGRAQPRPYRTRSSTGASKKNDVETAPMDCDVQMDRSVSMNEPESPSYHMNRRSSLFGVSGVAAGLATVVAANISLPVGPARAAADPNKVVAVPYTPYQVTSDSSAESIEVAKQLKAAGARLYGAFWCENCNKQKELLGKQAMEYVDYVECFPNGVYQNSPGHDDVTKPDAICTGYTSAWPLWVVPKQDGEPGDEIGIQGQIKKPKELQRLVKEAAGQKFDAVKYLTSGSDGYETGVESK